The proteins below are encoded in one region of Silene latifolia isolate original U9 population chromosome 2, ASM4854445v1, whole genome shotgun sequence:
- the LOC141628436 gene encoding zinc transporter 1-like: protein MSNSLYFLFLLLLIPYMVAADCTCDSRDLSPDNKTLTLKFKLGALCAILGSGGLGVALPLVGKRVSFLRPENDIFFMIKAFAAGVILATGFIHILPEAFESLSSPCLPESPWRVFPFAGLVAMAASIGSLMVDSLATGHFKKVHFSDAKDGSTSNKIVDLERSGEHAGHVHVHTHATHGHAHGHGGPLVAHDQTMLDLIRHRITAQVLELGILVHSVIIGISLGTSQRVDIIKPLMVALSFHQFFEGMGLGGCISQAEFKSRAMATMALFFSLTTPVGIAIGIAISGAYDENSPRALIIQGMFESAATGILIYMALVDLLAADFMHPRMQNNIRIQLGSHISLLLGAGCMSVLAKWA from the exons atgtcgAATTCCTtgtattttctttttcttctgcTGCTTATACCATATATGGTGGCAGCCGATTGCACGTGCGACTCGCGCGACTTAAGCCCCGATAATAAAACCCTGACACTGAAATTCAAGCTTGGCGCACTCTGCGCCATCCTTGGGTCGGGTGGGTTAGGAGTGGCGTTACCATTGGTGGGTAAACGGGTGTCGTTTTTACGACCTGAAAACGATATTTTCTTTATGATTAAGGCGTTTGCGGCCGGGGTGATCCTAGCAACCGGGTTCATCCATATATTACCCGAGGCTTTTGAGAGTTTGTCGTCGCCGTGTCTTCCCGAGTCGCCATGGCGGGTATTTCCGTTTGCCGGGCTTGTGGCCATGGCGGCTTCAATTGGAAGTCTCATGGTTGATTCCTTGGCTACAGGGCATTTTAAGAAAGTACACTTTAGTGATGCGAAAGACGGGTCTACTAGTAATAAGATTGTTGATTTGGAGAGAAGTGGTGAACATGCAGGTCATGTTCATGTCCATACTCATGCTACTCATGGCCATGCTCATGGTCATGGTGGTCCTTTGGTGGCCCATGATCAAACTATGCTCGATCTTATTCGGCATCGAATTACTGCTCAG GTGTTAGAGTTAGGAATTTTAGTACATTCAGTAATTATAGGAATATCACTCGGAACATCTCAAAGAGTAGATATCATAAAACCACTCATGGTAGCATTAAGCTTCCACCAATTTTTCGAAGGCATGGGCTTAGGCGGATGCATATCTCAAGCCGAGTTCAAGTCACGCGCCATGGCAACAATGGCCTTATTTTTCTCGCTCACTACTCCAGTCGGGATTGCCATTGGCATAGCCATTTCGGGTGCATACGATGAGAACAGTCCTAGAGCTTTGATCATCCAAGGGATGTTTGAATCGGCCGCGACAGGAATACTCATTTACATGGCTTTGGTTGATTTATTAGCTGCAGATTTCATGCACCCAAGGATGCAAAATAATATTAGAATTCAGTTGGGATCACATATTTCTTTGCTTCTTGGGGCTGGTTGTATGTCTGTTTTAGCAAAGTGGGCCTGA